Proteins from one Ranitomeya variabilis isolate aRanVar5 chromosome 1, aRanVar5.hap1, whole genome shotgun sequence genomic window:
- the LOC143808060 gene encoding uncharacterized protein LOC143808060 gives MAVVYLLFIQGITGQMVLNQPQNIALLDVNGMAVITCVSNEDLDTITKMSWYYRKWRSSEALVRVKSCSTDNDTHKYVCKQEKYTASLEIYHAQTNDSGVYYCVYCYSAGLEKFGNGTNLIVGDRSTFRTSVHILGHLHPWNHLMSLHLACVVLSAHNTVHVYWNISGIYHKGRIISREKPDGTWTIMNLISLPKDNWKHGEKITCEVWFNTSSFSIQRSVPDKYELSESVTSKCQSFLIPVVTAGILLVMTLLLHLSRTLKLTENKTPKKPATENEIVYSELNINHLSGLKN, from the exons ATGGCTGTAGTCTATCTTCTGTTTATTCAAG GGATCACGGGTCAAATGGTTTTGAATCAGCCACAGAACATTGCATTATTGGATGTTAATGGTATGGCTGTCATTACTTGTGTGTCCAACGAAGACTTAGACACCATAACTAAAATGTCCTGGTATTACAGAAAATGGAGAAGCAGTGAAGCCCTGGTCCGTGTGAAGTCATGTTCAACTGATAATGATACACACAAATATGTCTGTAAACAAGAGAAATACACAGCCAGCCTGGAGATATATCATGCACAAACCAATGACAGTGGAGTCTATTACTGTGTGTATTGTTATTCTGCTGGTTTAGAGAAATTTGGTAATGGAACAAATCTGATTGTTGGAG ACAGGTCCACCTTCAGAACATCTGTTCATATTCTCGGTCATCTCCACCCATGGAATCATCTTATGTCTTTACATTTGGCTTGTGTAGTACTTTCGGCTCATAATACAGTTCACGTATACTGGAACATATCAGGAATTTATCACAAGGGTCGGATAATCTCACGAGAAAAACCAGATGGAACATGGACCATAATGAACTTAATCTCCCTTCCCAAGGACAACTGGAAACATGGGGAAAAAATAACTTGTGAAGTTTGGTTCAATACCTCTTCTTTCAGTATCCAAAGGAGTGTTCCAGATAAAT ATGAGCTCAGTGAAAGTGTTACCTCGAAATGCCAAAGTTTCCTGATACCAGTAGTGACTGCTGGGATTTTATTGGTAATGACTTTGCTTCTTCATCTTAGTAGAACTCTGAAGCTAACAG aAAATAAAACTCCCAAGAAACCTGCAACTGAG